The Echinicola rosea genome has a segment encoding these proteins:
- a CDS encoding FecR family protein: MDDHKLTRYFEGKATVEEVKEIIEWLEADEANEDHFYQLKAQHVASTFSETSNKMDLDKKWETFRGQLNDGTPSLPLFIALRYAAAVILLLGVGYVLYTNPFSAAPTDPHIAENTITLKLGNGEVVAIDELSDLPILTKKGKIIGHQSGNRLSYVTNGKDDLPDEINYNTLTVPYAKRFEIILPDSTHVTLNAGSSLTYPTSFENSDIRAVTLIGEAYFKVKKAPSQPFIVHADETAIRVLGTQFNVSSYPEDELVQTALVEGKVSIYDGAETYAPETSHLLSPGQVANWNKAENHIQINETSLDMYTAWLHGKIIFKNVPFTNIMKKLERHYDVDIVNLNGALESERYTASFDVESIKEVMETFKRAYGLQYQIKGNKITIHD, translated from the coding sequence ATGGATGACCATAAACTAACCCGGTATTTTGAAGGTAAGGCTACTGTCGAAGAGGTCAAGGAAATCATTGAATGGCTCGAAGCCGATGAAGCCAATGAAGACCATTTTTACCAGCTAAAGGCTCAACATGTCGCTTCTACCTTTTCCGAAACTTCCAACAAAATGGACTTGGACAAAAAGTGGGAAACATTTCGAGGCCAACTTAATGACGGCACTCCTTCTCTCCCACTTTTCATTGCCTTGCGGTATGCGGCAGCAGTCATATTATTATTGGGAGTCGGGTACGTCCTGTACACCAATCCATTTTCCGCTGCACCGACCGATCCTCATATCGCTGAAAATACAATCACCCTAAAACTTGGTAATGGTGAGGTGGTAGCTATTGATGAATTAAGCGATCTGCCTATCCTCACCAAAAAGGGAAAAATCATTGGTCATCAAAGCGGCAACAGATTGTCCTATGTGACAAATGGAAAAGATGATCTCCCCGATGAAATAAATTACAACACCTTGACGGTTCCTTATGCCAAGCGATTTGAAATCATCCTTCCCGACAGTACTCATGTGACCCTGAATGCAGGAAGCTCCCTGACTTATCCCACGAGTTTTGAAAACTCCGACATCAGAGCGGTCACACTTATTGGGGAAGCGTATTTTAAGGTAAAGAAAGCCCCATCCCAGCCTTTTATTGTCCATGCAGATGAGACAGCTATCCGGGTATTGGGAACCCAGTTCAATGTTTCTTCCTATCCCGAAGATGAATTGGTACAGACGGCGTTGGTCGAAGGGAAAGTCAGTATTTACGATGGCGCTGAAACCTACGCCCCCGAGACCTCCCACTTGCTTAGCCCCGGTCAAGTTGCCAACTGGAACAAGGCTGAAAACCACATTCAAATCAATGAAACATCCTTGGACATGTACACGGCTTGGCTACACGGCAAAATCATATTTAAGAATGTGCCATTCACAAATATCATGAAGAAGCTGGAAAGGCATTATGATGTGGATATCGTCAATTTGAACGGGGCATTGGAAAGCGAGCGTTACACGGCCAGCTTTGACGTGGAAAGCATCAAGGAAGTCATGGAAACATTTAAAAGAGCTTATGGCCTACAGTATCAAATCAAAGGAAATAAAATCACCATTCACGATTAA
- a CDS encoding RNA polymerase sigma-70 factor translates to MSDQNPHIDSSKFIHLLHQDGNKAFELLFKLYFDKLLHLAKYYLNSTEDAEEIVQDVFIKLWERRKKITELNNSYLFTMTKNACLDYLKHQAVVLKKSKELFDSQLADPLRFIQNETASYILEKELDQKIQESIAALPTKQREVFIKSRVNGKKNLEIAQELQISKRTVDTHITLALKAMRIQLKEFLMVML, encoded by the coding sequence TTGTCTGATCAAAACCCACATATTGATTCCAGTAAATTTATCCATCTTTTGCATCAAGATGGAAACAAGGCTTTTGAATTACTTTTCAAATTATATTTTGACAAACTCCTTCACTTAGCAAAATACTACCTCAATAGTACAGAAGATGCAGAGGAAATCGTTCAGGATGTATTTATAAAACTTTGGGAGAGAAGAAAAAAGATCACCGAGCTAAACAACAGCTACCTCTTTACCATGACCAAAAATGCTTGTCTGGATTATTTAAAACATCAAGCGGTCGTATTGAAGAAATCAAAGGAACTTTTTGACAGTCAATTAGCCGATCCGCTACGATTTATCCAAAATGAAACGGCTTCATATATTTTGGAAAAGGAACTGGATCAGAAAATCCAGGAAAGTATTGCCGCACTCCCCACCAAGCAACGCGAAGTCTTTATCAAAAGCAGGGTCAATGGCAAAAAAAATCTGGAAATTGCCCAAGAATTACAGATTTCCAAAAGAACGGTCGACACCCATATCACTCTTGCACTCAAAGCAATGCGGATACAATTGAAAGAATTTTTGATGGTAATGCTGTAG
- a CDS encoding erythromycin esterase family protein, producing MKIPFKTLLFCLLLTSITPVFAQENRLHAIEYLAPNDPIEDLDFLSDYFQETTIVGAGEATHGTKDFFQMKHRIFKYLVTQQQFNVFAIEANFGNVLAINDFITKGIGDPYELVYNIGFWTFSTFEVLELVKWMREYNTTKKPEDQIHIYGLDIQNPIPVAQNLRNILERNNYNLSDADISTLMAFDDFFKMNSKERKALKAKFKKFKKSYSKKSIDKFQIPSYTRGLLSHAFTSIFQAFKWQKKNKLNMHHRDKLMAENIQWIIDQEKQGTKIFIWGHNSHLSSRSYLLGSSLGKHLRRAYGSEYYALGFSFSKGTFTAIDAERNMLRSFKIESQSPTDIGLVFDQSPASISFMDFRHLNKKSDLYKQLKKKRTTISIGSTYHKKYHYEFTQKLLKHYDGIIHFKTTHPSQVLPKNR from the coding sequence ATGAAAATTCCATTCAAAACTCTTCTGTTTTGCTTACTATTGACCAGCATAACTCCGGTTTTTGCGCAAGAGAACCGTTTACATGCTATTGAATACCTGGCTCCGAATGACCCGATAGAAGACTTGGACTTTTTATCTGATTATTTTCAGGAAACAACGATCGTTGGAGCTGGTGAGGCTACTCATGGGACTAAGGATTTTTTCCAGATGAAACATCGAATCTTTAAATATTTGGTCACCCAACAACAATTTAATGTATTTGCCATAGAAGCTAATTTCGGTAATGTCTTAGCAATAAACGATTTTATTACCAAAGGCATTGGTGATCCTTACGAATTGGTCTATAATATTGGTTTTTGGACTTTTTCCACCTTTGAGGTTTTGGAATTGGTAAAATGGATGAGGGAATACAATACCACTAAAAAGCCCGAAGACCAAATACATATATATGGATTGGATATCCAAAACCCTATACCAGTTGCCCAGAACCTTAGAAACATCCTTGAAAGAAACAATTATAATCTTTCAGATGCAGATATCTCCACCTTAATGGCCTTTGACGATTTCTTTAAAATGAATAGTAAAGAAAGAAAGGCCCTAAAAGCAAAATTCAAGAAATTCAAGAAAAGCTATTCCAAGAAAAGTATTGATAAATTCCAAATTCCGAGCTATACAAGAGGACTTCTTTCACATGCATTTACCTCCATTTTTCAAGCGTTTAAATGGCAAAAGAAAAATAAACTTAACATGCATCATCGGGACAAGTTAATGGCCGAGAATATTCAATGGATTATAGATCAGGAAAAACAAGGAACAAAAATATTCATTTGGGGACATAATAGCCATTTATCCAGCAGAAGCTACTTGCTCGGATCCTCATTGGGTAAACACCTTCGTCGGGCTTATGGAAGTGAATATTATGCTCTGGGATTTAGTTTTAGCAAAGGTACTTTTACAGCAATAGATGCAGAGCGTAATATGCTCAGGTCCTTTAAAATCGAAAGCCAGTCTCCTACTGATATTGGATTGGTATTTGACCAATCTCCCGCATCTATCTCCTTCATGGACTTTAGGCATTTAAATAAAAAAAGTGATTTATACAAGCAACTAAAAAAGAAAAGAACCACCATTTCGATTGGCTCTACCTATCACAAGAAATATCACTATGAATTTACTCAAAAATTACTAAAGCACTATGATGGCATCATTCATTTTAAAACTACCCACCCATCACAGGTCCTGCCAAAGAATAGATAA
- a CDS encoding TlpA family protein disulfide reductase, producing the protein MNACYKLALCASIVSLLLSNALCRPFQSKSQQEEVMISGDLPEKKNPLFRGDTARLDGYIKGYDGSMDFTTGIIYVEDVIEHTSYPVVVTVFPDGRFEGKWPLLFPSYTSMKMGNHWLPIYVEPGKTLTMILDKEDFEEGAKRRDSHYQFKHTQFKGSLAQVNRQLYGFGFEQFNYQRLEDQVKTYTPMEFKERQMAGLQNQRERAKAYIAENDVDPKVASIINNEILTKNAIVLYDFLARRRSLTNRDTSESLQNNEVLNKPVPENYYDFLQEMPLDDKALMVSDEFSKFVYRFEVSQPFKSNNPSFHIPLRQPDKELLLDFLDQKGIELSEMDRKLITISLENEKTKEDSLFLQAHEDSLQLFAQKHGPVLKEFFKRSMKDQQPSKLAYYKAYWNNRDSVLVHQLGLKDSWTYEVTKIRNLEFALGFIGPEEAGEYWESLKAGLNYEELQRKGQQIYDKVVLERESEPYAIEGEGAEIFKEIIAPFKGKVLFVDFWATTCGPCVYAIKKMKGTRQQYKDKGDIEFIFITDQKSSPEKQYQAFINDQEMDYSYILTADKHNLLRQLFKFNGIPRYVVIDREGKVYDDDFAMHNFDTRLPEILVDNP; encoded by the coding sequence ATGAATGCATGTTATAAGTTGGCGTTATGCGCCAGTATTGTCTCTTTACTTTTGTCAAACGCCCTATGTCGCCCCTTCCAATCGAAAAGCCAGCAAGAAGAGGTGATGATTTCTGGCGACCTTCCAGAAAAGAAAAATCCACTATTTAGGGGTGATACGGCTCGATTGGATGGGTATATTAAAGGCTATGACGGTTCTATGGACTTTACCACCGGGATCATTTACGTAGAGGATGTCATTGAACATACATCTTATCCCGTGGTCGTGACAGTATTTCCGGACGGAAGGTTCGAAGGAAAATGGCCTTTACTTTTTCCCAGCTATACTTCCATGAAAATGGGAAACCATTGGTTACCAATTTATGTGGAACCGGGAAAAACGCTGACAATGATACTGGACAAAGAAGATTTTGAAGAGGGAGCCAAACGAAGGGATAGCCATTACCAATTTAAACATACACAATTCAAAGGATCACTGGCTCAGGTTAACAGGCAGCTATATGGATTTGGATTTGAGCAGTTTAATTATCAGAGGTTGGAGGATCAAGTAAAGACCTATACCCCCATGGAATTTAAGGAGCGCCAAATGGCGGGTCTCCAAAACCAACGGGAAAGGGCAAAAGCGTATATAGCTGAAAACGATGTAGATCCAAAAGTAGCCTCCATCATCAATAATGAAATCTTAACAAAAAATGCGATCGTCCTATATGATTTTTTAGCTAGGCGTCGGTCCCTGACCAACCGCGACACCTCCGAATCCCTTCAAAATAATGAAGTGCTAAATAAGCCCGTTCCGGAAAATTATTATGACTTTCTTCAAGAAATGCCCTTGGACGATAAAGCCCTGATGGTTTCTGATGAATTTAGTAAGTTTGTTTATCGATTCGAGGTCAGCCAGCCATTTAAGAGCAATAATCCTTCGTTCCATATCCCCTTGAGACAACCTGATAAGGAATTGTTATTGGACTTTTTAGATCAAAAGGGAATAGAGCTCTCCGAGATGGACAGAAAATTGATCACTATTAGTTTGGAGAATGAGAAAACCAAGGAGGATTCCTTGTTTCTACAGGCACACGAGGACAGCCTCCAGCTTTTTGCCCAAAAGCACGGTCCGGTATTAAAAGAATTTTTCAAGCGATCCATGAAAGATCAGCAACCGTCCAAATTGGCCTACTATAAAGCATATTGGAACAATAGGGACAGTGTGCTGGTTCATCAGTTGGGCCTAAAGGACAGTTGGACCTATGAAGTGACCAAAATACGGAATTTGGAATTTGCCCTTGGGTTCATTGGGCCAGAGGAGGCAGGAGAATACTGGGAAAGCCTGAAAGCCGGTCTGAACTATGAGGAGCTTCAACGTAAAGGACAGCAAATTTATGATAAAGTAGTCCTAGAACGGGAATCCGAACCCTATGCGATCGAAGGGGAAGGTGCCGAAATTTTCAAGGAAATTATAGCTCCTTTTAAAGGCAAGGTACTTTTTGTGGATTTTTGGGCAACCACATGTGGCCCATGTGTTTATGCCATCAAAAAAATGAAAGGTACCCGTCAACAATATAAGGACAAGGGAGATATCGAATTTATCTTCATTACAGACCAGAAAAGCTCTCCTGAAAAGCAATATCAAGCATTTATCAACGACCAAGAAATGGACTATTCTTATATATTGACAGCGGATAAACACAACCTGCTCCGCCAATTGTTTAAATTTAATGGTATTCCGCGCTATGTGGTAATCGACAGGGAGGGTAAGGTATATGATGATGATTTTGCCATGCACAATTTTGATACGCGACTTCCTGAAATACTTGTTGACAATCCCTAA
- a CDS encoding PH domain-containing protein, with amino-acid sequence MGIFSSLLGNAGAVEPEKLRADFGQLLIDGEELEIGFKLIRDTFIFTNKRLILVDKQGLTGKKVEYKSITYKSITRFSIETAGTFDLDAELKIWISGEQHPSLVKKFNKSVNVYDVQKVLARHVLG; translated from the coding sequence ATGGGAATATTTTCATCACTGCTTGGAAATGCCGGAGCGGTAGAACCCGAAAAACTTCGTGCAGACTTCGGTCAGCTGTTGATTGATGGGGAAGAACTTGAGATCGGCTTTAAGCTGATAAGGGATACGTTTATTTTTACCAACAAGCGATTGATCCTGGTGGACAAGCAAGGATTGACAGGCAAAAAAGTGGAGTACAAATCCATCACTTATAAAAGTATCACCAGGTTTAGTATCGAAACCGCTGGTACTTTTGATTTGGACGCAGAACTTAAAATCTGGATATCCGGCGAACAACACCCATCGCTTGTGAAGAAGTTCAATAAGTCTGTCAATGTCTATGATGTGCAGAAAGTCCTCGCGCGACATGTCCTTGGTTAA
- the hxlA gene encoding 3-hexulose-6-phosphate synthase produces MTKLQVAIDLLKTEDAIALATKVAPFIDIIELGTPLIKSEGLSVITAMKEAFPDKKVFADFKTADAGALEAEMAFQAGADYITILGATGDATISGAVEAAKKFNKAVVVDTIGVKDRVKRAQEVIKLGVEFVELHAGLDEQAEPGYSIQVLIDEASRAGVPVSIAGGVNQNSIEGVKKSGAVVAVAGAAIYGAEDPAAAAKALKEALMADLIPNN; encoded by the coding sequence ATGACCAAATTACAAGTAGCAATCGATTTGCTGAAGACAGAAGATGCCATTGCCTTGGCCACTAAAGTAGCGCCTTTTATTGATATCATTGAACTGGGAACCCCCTTGATCAAGAGTGAAGGGCTAAGTGTCATCACCGCTATGAAAGAAGCTTTCCCTGACAAAAAAGTCTTTGCTGATTTTAAAACCGCTGATGCGGGGGCGCTTGAAGCCGAAATGGCCTTCCAGGCCGGTGCCGATTACATTACCATCTTGGGTGCCACAGGTGATGCCACCATATCCGGTGCAGTAGAAGCTGCCAAAAAATTCAATAAAGCAGTAGTCGTGGACACCATCGGTGTCAAAGACCGTGTAAAACGTGCCCAAGAGGTAATCAAACTGGGCGTAGAATTCGTAGAACTCCATGCTGGACTTGACGAACAAGCGGAACCTGGATATTCTATCCAAGTCTTGATCGATGAAGCCTCAAGAGCTGGTGTTCCTGTTTCCATCGCCGGTGGTGTAAACCAGAACAGCATTGAAGGAGTTAAAAAATCAGGTGCTGTCGTAGCAGTAGCTGGTGCAGCCATATATGGTGCCGAAGATCCTGCTGCTGCTGCCAAAGCGTTAAAAGAAGCGTTAATGGCTGATTTAATTCCCAATAATTAA
- the hxlB gene encoding 6-phospho-3-hexuloisomerase: MTDQAEIVTKDTSLNSSIKRILEEHQQLFKNISLADPGALVQEIKNANRIFLIGAGRTGFMIKAAAMRLMHLGYQVYVVGETNTPAIGCGDLLIAASGSGTTSSIVRAAETAHQNQAMILAFTTNATSPLAQLAKHTAIIPAAGKQEFNTKVSAQYAGSLFEQSFLILFDGLIHLMWKQGGSAAEELWKRHANME, translated from the coding sequence ATGACGGATCAAGCAGAAATAGTCACTAAAGATACTTCGCTAAACAGTTCCATTAAAAGGATTCTGGAGGAACATCAACAACTCTTTAAGAATATTTCCCTAGCAGACCCTGGGGCATTGGTTCAGGAGATAAAGAATGCCAATCGGATATTCCTCATTGGTGCAGGACGTACGGGATTTATGATCAAGGCTGCAGCCATGCGCCTGATGCACCTGGGATACCAAGTATATGTCGTTGGTGAGACCAATACGCCTGCCATTGGCTGCGGGGACCTACTGATCGCGGCCTCCGGCTCGGGCACGACCAGCTCGATCGTAAGAGCGGCCGAAACCGCCCATCAAAACCAAGCAATGATCCTGGCTTTCACTACGAACGCCACCTCACCATTGGCACAGCTGGCCAAGCATACTGCCATCATCCCTGCAGCAGGAAAGCAAGAATTCAATACCAAGGTATCTGCGCAATATGCCGGGAGTTTATTTGAGCAATCCTTTCTTATTCTCTTTGATGGCCTCATTCATTTGATGTGGAAGCAAGGAGGAAGTGCAGCCGAAGAGTTGTGGAAAAGGCATGCCAATATGGAATAA
- a CDS encoding helix-turn-helix domain-containing protein, with translation MLSNKVLYIRNLDNCPPAYLEDPERREFFEIVWLENENALHEPQHNFQTLRGDWIYLIPPYRVHQLNKAGKKGWLISFKRELLEGDLKEFLLDVFRMFNIQGEFSCLQVSEESSKGLNTVFGLLREEYQKSALNLIMVKALLKVFLLQLIQLKEQHFTLQDINEKRVYEFMLLLEMNYLEERTAEFYAGKLGISAKRLNQILKEKLDKTGMQLIHDRLVLEAKRQIIHSENTIKEIAFNLGFKDRSYFSRFFKQHAGQTPQAFQANVAAHVQHFDNTLIN, from the coding sequence ATGCTAAGTAATAAAGTACTCTATATTCGCAATTTGGATAATTGTCCACCGGCCTATCTGGAGGATCCTGAAAGGAGGGAATTTTTTGAAATCGTCTGGCTGGAAAATGAAAATGCCCTTCACGAACCCCAGCATAATTTTCAGACCCTCCGTGGCGATTGGATTTATCTGATCCCCCCGTACAGGGTGCATCAGTTGAACAAGGCAGGGAAAAAAGGTTGGCTGATTTCCTTTAAGCGGGAGTTGTTGGAAGGCGACTTAAAAGAATTTTTGCTGGATGTCTTTCGAATGTTTAATATTCAAGGTGAATTTTCCTGTCTTCAGGTCAGTGAGGAGAGCTCCAAGGGCCTAAACACGGTTTTTGGCTTGTTGAGAGAGGAGTACCAAAAGTCTGCTTTGAACCTAATCATGGTTAAGGCGCTTTTGAAGGTGTTTCTGTTGCAGTTAATCCAGCTAAAAGAGCAGCATTTTACCCTTCAGGACATCAATGAGAAACGGGTTTATGAGTTTATGCTTTTATTGGAGATGAATTATCTAGAGGAGCGTACTGCGGAGTTTTATGCTGGGAAATTAGGAATCAGTGCCAAAAGACTCAATCAGATTTTAAAAGAAAAGTTGGATAAAACAGGTATGCAACTGATCCATGACCGGTTGGTATTGGAGGCAAAACGGCAGATTATCCATAGCGAGAATACGATCAAGGAAATTGCCTTTAACCTTGGATTCAAGGACCGCTCTTATTTCAGCAGGTTTTTTAAGCAGCATGCTGGCCAGACACCACAAGCTTTTCAAGCCAATGTCGCTGCTCATGTCCAACACTTCGACAATACCCTAATCAACTGA